Proteins encoded within one genomic window of Theobroma cacao cultivar B97-61/B2 chromosome 7, Criollo_cocoa_genome_V2, whole genome shotgun sequence:
- the LOC18593488 gene encoding F-box/kelch-repeat protein At1g57790 — translation MAEEEYARVQVQEGESNVVVEKRGNEGRKYNDLPLDIAAEIAGRLTLGDYLHLRTACTVFRSVSPPVDWKKKALEGLELPPLSPWLIFFEKDGVCSLVDPRHGDKYLISLPPSLSNCGIYYSKNGWFLMSGNTDSTFLFNPFTRKIVPFPKDDIPYRFFTSYMGFSCYPTSSDCLVVVFGQKFYQKVYLSYTRLGGQGWTDVDFHSSMDFVFCENSPVFYQGAFYCLGRGGNLGVLQFTAGEVTWRVLLKPTRPCSSYHQNFLVECNGKLLSVFVGEFGKGVRVFKLNHSPMAWIEVESLGHYMIYISRSSSLAAMATAPGMENKIYFPRFCGQSGHSNVFYSLDTKKFHSFESGNAEVDFYSTREQLCACWIEPNWC, via the coding sequence ATGGCAGAAGAGGAATATGCAAGAGTGCAAGTCCAAGAGGGAGAAAGCAATGTGGTAGTGGAGAAAAGAGGCaatgaaggaagaaaataTAATGATCTTCCATTAGATATTGCTGCTGAGATTGCTGGGCGTCTGACTTTAGGTGATTACTTGCACTTACGTACTGCTTGTACAGTGTTTCGATCAGTATCCCCTCCTGTTGATTGGAAGAAGAAGGCCCTGGAAGGGTTGGAGCTCCCTCCACTGTCCCCATGGCTTATCTTCTTCGAGAAAGATGGTGTTTGCTCCTTGGTTGACCCAAGACATGGTGACAAGTATCTAATAAGCTTACCTCCTTCGTTATCAAACTGTGGGATTTACTATTCAAAGAATGGGTGGTTCCTAATGTCTGGGAATACGGATTCTACATTCCTGTTTAATCCGTTTACTAGAAAAATCGTCCCATTTCCAAAAGATGATATTCCCTATCGTTTCTTTACTTCTTACATGGGCTTTTCCTGCTATCCAACCTCTTCAGATTGTCTGGTTGTTGTGTTTGGTCAAAAGTTCTATCAAAAAGTTTACCTAAGCTACACTCGTCTAGGGGGCCAAGGATGGACGGATGTTGACTTCCACAGTTCCATGGACTTTGTCTTCTGTGAAAATAGCCCGGTATTCTATCAGGGAGCATTCTATTGTTTGGGACGTGGTGGAAATCTTGGAGTTTTACAATTTACAGCCGGTGAGGTCACCTGGAGAGTTCTTCTCAAGCCTACAAGGCCTTGCTCCTCCTACCATCAGAACTTTCTGGTGGAATGTAATGGGAAGCTTTTGTCTGTGTTTGTTGGTGAATTTGGAAAAGGGGTTCGGGTTTTCAAGCTGAATCACTCTCCAATGGCATGGATCGAGGTTGAAAGTTTGGGACATTATATGATATACATCAGTCGTTCTTCCTCTCTTGCTGCAATGGCAACAGCCCCTGGCATGGAGAACAAAATCTACTTCCCCAGATTCTGTGGCCAAAGTGGTCACAGCAATGTGTTTTACTCTCTCGACACAAAGAAATTTCATTCATTTGAGAGTGGGAATGCAGAAGTAGATTTCTATAGCACTAGAGAGCAATTGTGTGCCTGCTGGATTGAACCTAATTGGTGTTGA
- the LOC18593486 gene encoding probable beta-1,3-galactosyltransferase 4 translates to MSWKSKALEPNSKSVVTKKWTLLLCIGCFCAGMLFSDRMWAVPEADDKGVSRETGAKEEGLKLITEGCDPMRKDVKREPKDILGEVSKTHHAIQTLDKTISNLEMELAAARAAQESIINGSPISDDLKIPESTGKRKYLMVVGINTAFSSRKRRDSVRATWMPQGKERKNLEEEKGIIMRFVIGHSATSGGILDRAIEAEDRKHGDFLRLEHVEGYLELSAKTKAYFATAAALWDADFYVKVDDDVHVNIATLGATLVRHRSKPRVYIGCMKSGPVLAQKGVRYHEPEYWKFGEEGNKYFRHATGQLYAISKDLASYISINQHVLHKYANEDVSLGSWFIGLDVDHIDDRRLCCGTTDCEWKAQAGNICVASFDWTCSGICKSVERMKEVHRRCGEDKNALWSAAF, encoded by the exons atgagttGGAAGAGTAAAGCACTTGAACCAAATTCAAAGTCTGTGGTGACAAAAAAATGGACTCTGTTGCTTTGCATTGGCTGTTTTTGTGCTGGGATGCTCTTTTCTGATAG AATGTGGGCAGTGCCAGAGGCTGATGATAAAGGTGTATCACGAGAAACAGGAGCTAAAGAGGAAGGGCTAAAGTTAATTACAGAGGGTTGTGATCCAATGCGA AAGGATGTGAAGCGTGAACCAAAGGATATACTAGGGGAAGTTTCAAAGACTCATCATGCTATACA AACACTGGATAAAACAATATCAAATTTGGAGATGGAGTTAGCTGCTGCAAGGGCCGCACAGGAATCTATAATTAATGGTTCTCCCATTTCAGATGACCTGAAAATCCCTGAATCAACTGGGAAGCGGAAATATTTAATGGTTGTAGGCATCAATACTGCTTTTAGCAGCAGAAAACGAAGAGATTCAGTTCGTGCTACTTGGATGCCTCAAG ggaaagaaaggaagaatcTTGAAGAAGAGAAGGGAATCATAATGCGATTTGTAATTGGTCACAG TGCTACCTCAGGGGGTATCCTCGATAGGGCTATTGAAGCAGAAGACAGAAAGCATGGTGACTTTCTGAGGCTG GAGCATGTTGAAGGTTACCTTGAATTATCAGCCAAGACAAAGGCATACTTTGCCACTGCTGCTGCCTTGTGGGATGCTGATTTCTATGTCaaagttgatgatgatgtgcaTGTAAATATAG CAACACTTGGAGCAACTTTGGTTAGACATCGATCCAAGCCGAGGGTTTATATTGGTTGCATGAAATCTGGTCCAGTTCTTGCTCAAAA GGGAGTAAGATACCACGAACCTGAATATTGGAAATTTGGTGAGGAGGGAAACAAGTATTTCCGCCATGCCACAGGGCAGCTATATGCCATTTCGAAAGATTTGGCTTCCTATATATCCATTAACCA GCATGTGCTGCATAAGTATGCTAATGAAGATGTTTCATTGGGATCATGGTTTATCGGGTTGGACGTAGATCATATAGATGACCGCAGACTGTGCTGTGGTACCACTG ATTGTGAGTGGAAGGCTCAAGCAGGCAACATCTGTGTTGCTTCATTCGACTGGACCTGCAGCGGGATTTGCAAGTCAGTTGAGAGGATGAAGGAGGTCCACCGGCGGTGTGGAGAAGACAAGAATGCTTTGTGGAGTGCAGCTTTCTAA
- the LOC18593485 gene encoding CASP-like protein 2D1, with protein MSSNIEDDTTSSNNHNPVLKFLDCSLRLSVVPLSAATICLTVTNKEDDSMYGEVKFSNVLGLKYMVCISAICAGYAFLAVVASCIGCLVTKAWLFFVSDQIIAYLVVTSGAAVMEIVYLAYNGDQKITWSEACGTYGKFCNGMKVALILHALVLCCFIVLAVISAYRVFSLFEPPFSSEDVQEERT; from the exons ATGAGTAGTAACATTGAAGATGATACAACTAGCTCAAACAACCACAACCCTGTTCTTAAGTTCCTGGATTGTTCTCTTAGGCTTTCTGTGGTTCCTCTCAGTGCTGCAACAATATGTTTGACTGTAACCAACAAGGAAGATGACAGCATGTATGGAGAAGTAAAGTTCAGCAATGTTCTAGGACTCAA GTACATGGTTTGCATTAGTGCCATATGTGCTGGTTATGCTTTTCTTGCTGTTGTTGCCTCTTGCATCGGATGCTTGGTCACTAAAGCTTGGCTTTTCTTTGTCTCCGATCAG ATTATAGCTTACTTGGTGGTCACATCAGGGGCAGCAGTGATGGAGATTGTGTACTTAGCTTACAATGGTGATCAGAAAATCACATGGAGTGAAGCCTGCGGTACATACGGGAAGTTCTGCAATGGAATGAAGGTGGCCTTGATTCTCCATGCCCTGGTTCTTTGCTGCTTCATTGTTCTGGCTGTGATCTCTGCTTACAGGGTGTTCAGCCTGTTTGAACCTCCTTTTTCTTCCGAAGATGTACAAGAAGAAAGGACCTAA